A segment of the Mastacembelus armatus chromosome 7, fMasArm1.2, whole genome shotgun sequence genome:
caagaaagacaagaaaCCTTTCAGGAAATGGCTGCAATTTAATACAGACTAGTAATAGACTCTGTCCTTGCAGGAGATGACACGCATGGTGCAGCATAGTCAGTATTCTAGTTCCCCCTGGTGGACACAAATTGTAGTTCATGGGCACATTCGCATAGTGATATCCTGTCACAATTTATTGCTGAAAGCAGATCTCTATACCTTCTGTGTTCAGAATGGGGGAAGATTTGATGTATCAGATGTAAACCAGAATAAGGAAGTACTCAACTTTCAAAGTTGCAAGTGCAAAGCTCTACTTGGTGTCAGCTCTTGTCTTTACTGGGGTCAACTCACAGCACACATTTTAATAGTAGGAAAAGCATGTGTATGAATAAAATTATGCTTGTGTTCTGGTTCAGGTTTTTGAACCCCATTATTGTGGATGCTGGCTCATATGCATGGTGGTGAGCCTgtgtggctgctgtgtgtgtgtgtgacttaaACTGTACATTTTAGGAATTACTACCTCAAAATCAAATGGACATTATGGTATAGTTATGGTGATTGTGGGCTCAATTTGGAAGTTAACCGTTAGAGACATCCACCATCATTTTGTTAATCTCTTTTCATTAGATAATAGCTGATCAACACTGTTTAGAGCATCCCATTAGCCAAATGCCCTTCCTCATTATCTGTCCTCCTAATATGAAGTTATTCTTCCTAGTGGCCCAGTTCATCACTACAACTCAGACCCCAGCACGACTGATTCAAAGTGGGCAGTGAGGTAAACATGGGGTCAACAGTGTGTGGTATGTGGTTTAGGCAGAGACAACAAGAAAACTGAGAAGGTGCCAGACCAAATAATCTTTCAAGCTGAAAAGCTGGGACTGTTTGTTTTAGATTGTTCATCTTCCTGCTTATGAATAGGCTGGCAGTGTGTTTGGTTCTGCATGCTACCCCATGGTATTATACAGCACCCAGCCAAACCAAGTCTGCATTTTCAGCTGTGCCCTTTCTTTTTCCATGTTGCATAATCAGGATGGGCTGAGTATAAACAGAAAGCAGTTCCAACAAATGCCAGACACCACCAATAGACAAACATTGTGTCTCCCCACGTACCCACTCTGTTTCCCTTCACACAGACACGTTATGTCCCTATACACTGTTTTGTTGCACATatacattttgtctttgtacACGTACACACATTGCATTATCTCCCACACTTTCTTACTATTACATTTAATGGAAACAAAACTCTAGAGGCTATCACTTGACCGATACTCGATTTTTGAGGCTGGTTACAATATTGATCGATACAGACTCAGTATATTAAATCTTTGTTATCGGTTTATTTATATAAGCATACACATTTGAGGAGGGGACGCTAAGCCACCCCATATACCAGCACCAACATGCTTTCTTCTCTGATGTAGAACTGATGCTATTAattgttatctttttttttaatctcagagTGAAGCTGAGCAAACAAAATTGTTTgggttgtttttgttattgttttttttttgttcgtttttttttttccttcctgtctggCTCTCGTGCATGCCAGTATTGGAGTTGGCTAATAAGATGTTCCACGCTCTCTGACCTTGCCAGTCATAATGGCCCCAGTGTAGAAAGACGTTTATGTAACTGCTAATAGGGCCTTTGATTACACTGCAGCATAGACTAAGAAGGATTGAACAGCAGGCTTCTTTTTATGGAGAAGGTATTGTTCAAAAAGGCCTGAGCCCCGAGTCATGGTTCTCTCTTCTGTCAGGCTTGAATTACCCCAGTCCCTGAAAACAAAGCTCTCGCTCTTCTTCCTTTACATAACCTCTCACATCCCCAGACCATGAAGCATGCACGATCACATGGAAGGGACTGTGGTGTTGGCATGGTTAAACAACGGTTTGGTTAATTCTATACTCAGATGTATAATTTTGAGGAAAAAAGCATCTAAAACATTATAAAGCAACATCACGTTGTTCCAGCTTTAAATGCTGTCACCCTAAAGCAATTCCGTTTTTATCTCTCTGTATAGTTCTTTGTTTATCATACTTGCTCAGTTCACCCTTTCTAAACCCCATCCAGTTACATCATATGTCTCTTCCCTTTCTCTTATGGATTCTTCCACATCGTTTTAGTTGTGTGGCTTGGCCTCTGTCCTCAGTATGACAATGGCGATTAGGTATTTTGAGGTCCCTGCTGCCTCTATCCACTAGCTGAGGAAACATCTCCACACAAGTTGTTCTCTATGCCTTAATGTGTGAGCTCATCAGCCAGAGCATTGTCCATTCAGAATGTACAGTAGCTCTGTTGTCAAAGTAGAACatgtctgaattttttttttttttttggtaaacaTTACAGCAAGAGTTTGATACAAATGGGTACCTCATATTTTGCCAAGGTTTGGGCTGCTGGAGCTAATACTGGTATTTGTGTGTAATTGTACACTGTCACATGGTTACGTTGATGCATTTTAATAGCTAGcagcaacaaaagcaaaaaatattacatttttggaATTATTTATGAATGACAAATGGCTTACATAGCATCCTAACAAATTGCCAATGTAGACCTTGCATTTTCGTGTGTAATTTATCTTAATTTTGACTGCCTGTTTTCAAAATAGCTTGAGTTTCAACACTAATGCCAGTGTTACAGTTTACCATTTTATGCTTCCCACCCCCACATGAAATACACTGACATAGAAATTGTAACCATGAAGCAGCTTTATCGGTCATTcattgttattttaatatttgtttcttggttgttttagcttcttttgtgtaataaaatgttCAGGTTCAACAGGTTTTATTCTAAAGTGTAAAATGCAGGTCTTAAACTTAGAATTTATACCATCATAATATTTAAGTGCTATTATGTTAGTGATGCTTTAGACAAGAGATTTTGCATGAATATTATGTGCCCATCTATTCTGTGTTTGCATTAATTGCAATAGGAACTCCTAAACAAGAGATAGCATGATAGCCTAATGTCCtactgtgtgtgttgggtgtgCCACTTAACTGAATAACAATGCCTGTTCTGGATTGGTCACATACATCACCAGTTCAGCAGGTCATATCCTCTTAAccaatgcatgtgtgtgagagagaaaaagggatAGTGTAATATCATGTTGTCATCAGATTGGGTCATTGTTCGTTGTGGAACATGCATCTGTCTTACACCTGTTAAATAAGACCAAGTATCTCAACAGAGTTTTGGGGCTGCAACACAACTTGTATGCctctgtaacaaaaaaaaagattaaaaaatcaACAACATGTGTAATCTCACATGCGTAATATTAGACTGTTGTGTCCGAGatattatatttgtgtttaaaaatccattctattttattttgttatagtTCCTAATTAGTCCTAatggtttatgttttttcaaACTCTGGAACATATTGCAAAGCTAAATTGTCCTTTTGAAATTTCTTTTAACATACTAGTTAAGACTCAGCTAACATTAATGTTATGCCAATTTAAATGACATCTAAGTCAAGCCACTGCTGTTTTAATTTTGACTACCTAATGTCATCGCCCACCACTTGTGAATTTGTCATTATGAAGCCACTCTGCTATTTGCGGTATGTTATTAGGTCATGCCACTAGAGAGTGAATATAAATGTCTTTAGACACCCTGAAAGCTTTAGTGTTCCTGGCTTGACAGGTGCTACTCAGGGCCACATACCCTCCATAGGAGTCCTTACACTGGAATGATGCTGGTAGCACGGCAAGAAATGTTTGTAATGCCTTCATGTCTGAAAGGAGGCTGAAGGTCCAGTGTGGGATTCCTCTGACAAATCATCTGTAAAAAGACCATATGTATGCTGTTCATTTACTTATGGTCCCAGTACATACAGCCTAGGAACTAGTTGAATCAGTTGTTTTAAAGTAGTTATAATAAATGTGCTTGTATTAATTGTGTATCAAATGACCACCTACTGCAATAGCTGACCTTTGTGTGCGTTCATGTAAGGATTGTGTTCAGGCATTAAAACTCATGCTATTATCTGTGGGCTGAGTTCAAACCTAcaattcacacacatgcacttttcTCTGAGCAGCCTTTTTCCTACATCCTACCCGTCCACTAACTCCTACATTCCCTGAATATCCACGGGATTGTAGCTGAAGTGGATCGTTCTACTTTGACATGACAATTTACTAATAagctaaataaacacataatttAGCTACTctttaacagtaaaatattaacTCCTGCATTAGTGTAGTATAATTGAATGGACATATATGCATGGTTTTGAAAAGCTTTGTGTTCCTCATATGACTGTATGATCTGTAATCTGGGTTTTGTTTCTTGGGTTCCATTTTTCTTCTATCTTAAACCAAAATTGTCCCCTCATTTGCACAGTCCATGTTATTCACAACATATGTGAAAAGTGTGCCATTTTAAGCAGTTCAGTGCAGGTCAGCAGAAACACTCGGTTAGTGCACAGAGGCAGCGGAAGGTGATTCATTACAGCATGATCACTGAGGAAACGATTGGCTGCAACAGTCAAACGTGGTCATTTAAAAGTGGGAGTGGAAAATATTTTGTAGCTGGCCTGGCTTAGACACTTCCACAGCACAAAGCTCCCCATCCCTTCCTAAAGCTTTCTCACAATCCCTCTTTCCTTTGCTTCCTCTCTTGCTCCGCGTCCTTCTCAGTGACAGCTCCTGGTGggctctttttttctccttctgctCCCTCGCTCCCCTCACATCCGTCCTCTGGGTCTCTGcctcttttttctccctgtgAGGATTTTATGCCTGACGGACTCCTTGAACACTAAACTTCACAGTAAACTCTTTCTTTTCGAGTTTTCTTCTGATTAACTGCCTCAGCTCTGTTTACCCCAAACCTGCATCAGATGGATCCTTGTTTTACTGCTAATGCAGATTATATGTAGaccatatatgtgtgtgctctGTGGGCTCTTTGCCAGGCGTTGTGTACTGTGAGGCTTGTGTTTGCAATGAAGCATGGTCAGGGGCTTGAAGGACTGACTGCTCTGTGAACCTGCAGCACAACACTGCAGTCTCTGCAGCTATCAATAGTCATGGTTCATTACAGGAGGGTCTAAGGACTTTATGGATTCTGGATATTCAGTTAAGTCAGTAACTCTAAAAGTCTGCTGCCATGTTGTCAAGTGTAGATTTTTGTCCAATGGACTTTGAGTTAAGCGGACTTTGTTTGGAAGAAGGGTCCTTAGTGATGACTGCACTCCCTAGACTACATTTTTCCTCTCGCTACTGGTTGTAGTAACCTCCagaaggaaacacacagacagtccaAACTAGGTCCATGCGTCTCCCTGCCATGGAGGTCATCCTCAGCCTGGTAACTGCTGACATCTCTCCTTTTCCTACTCTCAGCAGCGTGAGTGTCCACTTGTTtataatgcatgtgtgtgtgtgggtgttcaCACTCATTATTTCTACCATTTATGCAATTCACTTTCCCAGGGATTAGTCATGAATTAAGTATGTGTTGACATTAACAGGGGTTTATAGAGCTACTCACCCTAACTAAATACAGTGCTGTGGTAAAACCATgaaaggcatttaaaaaaacctaGAAGCCAAAAAATCTGTTAGGAGACCAACATATTGATGGGGAAGTTGTTGAAGATTGAGTCTTTGTTGTGGTAGTGGAGCTGTtgatatgtttctgttttgttcggggggggggggggtctgagCACAAAGGGCTTTTCTCACATTCTGAATTTCTGGCAAAATGCACTGgcaggctttgtgtgtgtgcgtgtgtgcactggtgcatgtgtgcataCGCAAATGTCCTTGTCTGTTAGTCTATTATGCATAATTATTGGTGCAACTTTGTGTGGTATGTTAATTCATGAGTGCATCTGTTGAGTAAACTGCCCCTGTCCAGCATCACATGGAGTTATGTAATTTTCCATATTTGGTGAATGGGCTTCATTGTTCCCTGCAACATTGGATCCATTTAAAGGGAACAAAGCGGATTTCCTTTAAAACACCTCTGTGTTCATTTCAGTCCTGCTTAATTTGTCATGACAGGGTGAGAACTGAAACCACAAGGAAATGAGAATGGCTACAACAAAGTAGGTTTGAGGTAAtgtacactttaaaataaataatagtaaataaaaaaaaaaccacacacacaccaaaaggCGCTAACTGATAAAATGTTATCTGTTTAATAAAAGGTAACTCAGCACTGTCATGTGGTTACTGTGACAACCACGTCTCTGATCCCCAGACTGCAGGGTTAAAGATCAGACCAAGTAATCAGGAGTGTGaagttcagtcagtcagtcacagatGATTGGCTTCAATGCAGGTTGAGTGATGTAGTCAGGGATTCATGAGATTCATGTGGTATAAACAGAGAGAGCTTTTCTTATGTGCACGATAGATCCAAGGTCTCATCCTTTATGGATATTGGACTATAGATAAACAGAGTTGGATAGCCAACTAACTCAGCCTACAGTGGTTTAAACTGTGCTGTACTGTGACATTATGAGCACTGCACCTTTTCCATATGTCAGAGAATGCTGTAATAGAGGAATTGTGGAGCACAGCAGAATTCCCAGAAAGAAGTCTGGCATTACAGCATCCAGTTAGTATAATTTTTGCATCTTGGTGCATGAAACACAAGCTGATATCACAGGAAGCTCATGTCCACTCAGAGGGAATGCAAGTTCCAACAGCCAACAAGGTACTGTACTTTTGAACTTGTGCATACAAATAGCAAAAGCCTGACCTTGATCCCAGAGAACATAACTGTTTCAgatgaaaatgtttatattaaaaacaatcacTGTGCGTGTTTTGGTTTATGATTGCTATGTTTGCACTAAATACCTTATTTAAGATTATTATAGAAGCACTAAATCTAAAGCCTAACAAATGttataattattttgttttattcttaaACATGTAAGTCAAGTAAAAATCCATACATCTAAAAAGGAAGTAGCATTTGGGAGAGAATACATAGTTTGAATTACACTCACCATGACCTGGTTACAGTGTCATCATTTATTGATCTGTGACCTACCCTGAGCAGATAGGAATTTGGGACATATGTGTGTCCAGTTTAGCTGAGAGAGACCAAGATGGGACTTTTTCCAGGCCTATGGGGAATCCAAGGTAGTTCAGAGTTGCTCTTGTATGGCTCTGACCAGCTTtactttcagttttactgctgcaCCCCCAGGCTCACCAGCAGGTGGCCCCAGCTTATGATACTGGTTGAGAACAGGCTTCTGcacgactgtgtgtgtgtgcatgcaaggAGCAATGGGGCAGGGGACATTCAGACCCTTTGTCTTTCCGTCTTACTGATACGTCTAATCAGGGTGAGATCAGGCAACCCCCGtttgcaaacacatacagactcaGCTTCCCTTATTGCTCCGGTGATGCAGTGCTTGTCAGGTCTTGCTTCACTGGCTCACCACATCATGTTTGGCTCTGTTAACCCTGGGAAATTAGTCTAATCCTTCAGCTCACCATCTTTAATTATGTGCTTGATTAGTCACAGAAAAACTCGGCCATTTGGGGATGGCGCTGATTATGCAGATAATTTGTTTAATAactgaaatggaaaacattGCTATGTGTGGTAATATAGCAGTATCATTACCCTGTATAAAAACTGGATCATAACTCTGCGGTCaccataaaaaatatatatgtgtagaGCCGGCTAGGGGGTACAGTTTTGGAAATCACCCAACTGACCAGCTTTTTGTCATTCCTTCATTTGTGTAACTGAAGAACTCTGCTGTCAGGGAATTTTCTGATCAATGAAAGGGCATTGACTTGGTGCCAGGGTGCGCAGATTGCCGGGCCTTCTTATCAAAAGTCTTTATCTGCTTAGCATTGCAGGGTATTCCAGTTCAGAGGGTTTAGCAGACTCATCCTTGGCCctgtttatctatctatctattgtcatcatctatctatctttgGTTATTCCAGTTACCTTTCAAGTCAGATGACTCTGAGACATATGAATGAAATGGGCACGTCATCCAATGGTTGCCCCTGTAATTCTATTTATACTGTTTGGTTTGTGGCTGAGAAACAGACAAGATGCTGCTCTGAAACCTCATCTCTCACTTCTGTTACGTGCTGGTCCAGCATGCTATTCTAGTTCTCTGATTCATTTGATCACCTTGGCTGCATGACAAGAGGATTTAATAATGACTAGAATTACTGTACACAATATTTGTTTGCTAAACGGATTCATGGATGTAGGCCTTCTATTAGGCTGTTTAATGCTGTACAGAAATCAGCTCAAggcaaacattttaaagtcaaatcACCAAGTTGTTGTCACATCTGTGGTATTCCCTGGTGGTCAGTGTGCTTCTGGCTAAACATCTTTGTGTACTTGGTAAAAAGATGTCAGACTGGTTTTTCTTGCCCTGTAGGACTACTCTCTATTGTCTGGAAAGGCACAGAGACAGATTACCCATACAAATAGCACTGAGAACTGATTTAGTCTCACACTGCAGTCCACCCAGTAGCCTCTAGGGTTTCTGatctcatttcttcttcttgcccataatcatttttattatatcagAACAATCAATAAAACATTCTCCTCTTTGTGGTGCAGATCTGAGACACTGAGTTACAGGATTAGTTTATGTGGGGCTGTTTGATTTTGCTTTACTCGTTCTGCAGTGTAGTTGACTTACAGAAAAATGATATTATTGATTCCCATAAATGATTCCCTAGTGGTACCTTCTACCTGTTCCAGTCATATATTTTAGTATTAAGGGCTGCTGAGAATGCTACATTACTTTGCAGCATATATGCCAATATACTTAACCAATGGTGATTCTATAGTGATTGACATAGCAGTGTAGCAGTGATTGACATAGCAGTTGTATCCTCTTTATCTGTTAAGTGTTGTAGTGGTTTTATTACCtctatgttttgttattgtgccGGTGAACCTCAAACCGTAAAATTGGAAAGTCCCTTAGTGCGGATCTATTTTTGCAAAGTGAGGATGATTGGCGGCTGCGTGCCGGTCAGCTTACAGGATGATGTCATTCCTCAGCTGGTAAGGGGAGGGGCCAGGACAAAGAGGGGCGGAGCTGTCCTCGCTCCCCTGTTGACTTGAGTTTCAGGTGCGTTTCAACTTTCACAACAAGTCCGGTGAGTTGGAGCGTCCGGAGCGTCCAGCAGAACTTTAAGAAATCTGTGCCAGTTGTTGTTGACAGGCTGGGATTTAGCTGTTTAACTCATCTAAAGTGTCAGgacagatgaaaacatccagCTCGTCTTTACTTCAGTGAAAAATGCACTGGGAGCAGTTCCTCCGGTTAACCAATGGAAAGGTGAGcgctgtttttttgttttgtttttttttgctgttttttgcgCATGTTGTGGTCGCCTCTGTGACTGAAAAATGTGCTAGTTTCTGAGCCTTAAACCGCTCGGCTGAAAGAAACTTTTATCACGAGTTCTGGTTTTTAGTCCTTCCGATGCGCACACAGGTGAGTCCCCTGTGCGtcatgtgtttacatgtgtggtGATTAAATGCACGGGTCATTACAAGCTGAGTGAGGATGTGCGAGAGCTGGATGTCTTTCACCGATGCGTCTCTACTCTAACCCTTCCTCTGTTTTTCCCTGTTGTGTTTGGGTTTCTGGAAGCCCAAAGTGGGCGATCAGGTCCATGTGCTTATTTTCTTTGCAGTAATCAGAAGAGTGTTTTTGATCACAGTCGTTTTTTGATTAGCTCCAGCAGTGGGCTCCCTTTCTGTGTTCATCCCCTGCAGTGTGTGAGGAAATGAGTCACACCTTCTGTCTGAGGTCTGGTGTGCTATAGGTTCATCATCTGCTCAGTTTGACTTCATCCAGCTTTAGGAAAATACAGGAATAGCTCAGTTTAGATACTGTCTTTAATTTTTACAGAAACGTTTTGCAGATTATTGATGAAATCAGATCCACCTCTGAAGGACCAACAGAGACAAATATTATTCATCTATTAAAGCAAAAATCTAATATCTGGTAGGTCTTGTCCTATAGTGTTGCTCCCTGaacaaaaatgaacacacacGACTGAAATGCTTTTCAGTCTCTTCATACTTGTTGAACCAAATAATAACAGAATGCAGATAAGTTTAAATTCAGAAgaagtattgatttttttttttttttctctcttttcgAGTTGTTGAAAATCATGAGTTACttttttcctccactttctCTTCTTTGTAAACCATTGAATTGAAACTGGACATTTTCCTCTTCAGACAAACTGACCGCTAGTGGCAGTTTCAGCTGCCTCAGTGTGCCCTCTTTTCTAGCAACTGGCTGCAGAAATGCAGaagccagtgatttcagtgtgtgtcagcaaAATGACTAAGAAACCTTAATATGCAACTCACACTCCCCCCgcttttgttttcctctatAATTTTTTATTCCACTGTCTGACCTTTCAGATCGATCGGCTGGAAGTGAGCGGGCTGGGCCAAACACCCCTGTCTGTGTCATGTGGGGCAGACAGTTCATTCCCAGGTGGTGAGGATGCCACCCCAGACCCTCAGCGCACCAAACAGGCCATCgcccagctgcagcagaaaatcctcaAGCTCACAGAGCAGATTAAGATCGAGCAGACAGTCAGGGATGACAACGTTGCAGAGTACCTCAAACTGGCCAACAATGCAGACAAACAGCAAAGCACACGCATCAAACAGGTAAAATGAAGTGTTATTGTGCTCTTTATATCAATGAAAAGTATATTTTCTTAAAGATTTCATCTGTATGACTAATTGACTCCACTTTCAAGCTTACGTTACAGTGCATTAACATTAAACCTGTTTGCTCAAGTTGTTTGTCCCTAGAGAAAGGCAAGAAGTGGACTAGATTATTACAGTGCAATGTGCATTACCCTCACTaatgaaactgtattttttgGCTGTCAGGTTTTTGAGAAAAAGAACCAGAAGTCAGCACAGACCATCCAGCAGCTGCAAAGGAAACTGGAGCACTACCACCGGAAGTTGCGAGAAGTGGAGCACAATGGTATCCCACGCCAGCCCAAGGATGTTTTGAGGGACATGCAGCAGGGCTTAAAAGATGTTGGAGCCAAAGTCACTGGCTTTAGCGAAGGTGTGGTGGACAGTGTCAAGGGAGGACTCTCCAGCTTCTCCCAGGCCACCCACTCTGCTGCGGGGGCCGTCGTCTCCAAACCTAGGGAAATTGCCTCACTCATTCGCAACAAATTTGGCAGCGCCGACAACATCCCCTCACTCAAAGACTCTCTGGATGACCCCTCAGTGGAAGAAGTGGTGACAGGAGCTGGTGGACGATCACTGGTTTGTGCTGGGCATCACCTCCAGTCCAGTCCAAAATATGGTAGTGAGGATGACTGCTCTAGTGCTACTTCAGGCTCAGCAGGGGCTAACAGCACCACAGGGGCCCCTGGAGGTCCCCCCAGTTCCAAGGGCAACACACTAGAGAGGAGCCAGAGCTCCAGCCTAGACATGCTACTGCAGGAGGTGCAGGAGCTGAGGGAGGGTCAGGCAAGGCTGGAGGAGAGCCTTGATAGCTTGAAGAGCCACTATCAGAGAGACTACACAGTTATTATGCAAGCACTGCAGGAGGAACGCTTCAGGTAAAGGGACAAACAGGGGCATTCATGAATGggtttagcttagcttagaaATCCCCTAAAGATTTAACAGTCACTTATCAGAGAAAACTACTGTAAATAACTACTATATTGCCCATGAAAAATGCCCATGAGCACATACTCACTGGTGATAAACCATCAGGGAAAC
Coding sequences within it:
- the tmcc1a gene encoding transmembrane and coiled-coil domains protein 1 isoform X2 yields the protein MNVILKSGSQLTAGLMVAGQASAAAGMIRRGTSLQSRRSKGSGSGSGSGDRDPLQRGSPQASHRRNTHDPQHHTSRPRSSSTTETTPSSPAPVYTSSDAVLSSGYQSTEETERIDRLEVSGLGQTPLSVSCGADSSFPGGEDATPDPQRTKQAIAQLQQKILKLTEQIKIEQTVRDDNVAEYLKLANNADKQQSTRIKQVFEKKNQKSAQTIQQLQRKLEHYHRKLREVEHNGIPRQPKDVLRDMQQGLKDVGAKVTGFSEGVVDSVKGGLSSFSQATHSAAGAVVSKPREIASLIRNKFGSADNIPSLKDSLDDPSVEEVVTGAGGRSLVCAGHHLQSSPKYGSEDDCSSATSGSAGANSTTGAPGGPPSSKGNTLERSQSSSLDMLLQEVQELREGQARLEESLDSLKSHYQRDYTVIMQALQEERFRCERLEEQLNDLTELHQNEILNLKQELASMEEKIAYQSYERARDIQEALEACQTRISKMELQQQQQQVVQLEGLENATARTLLGKLINVLLALMAVLLVFVSTVANCVVPLMKTRSRSLSTLLLILLLAFLWRNWEALSGFTHRALQPPG
- the tmcc1a gene encoding transmembrane and coiled-coil domains protein 1 isoform X9, producing MVQRFSLRRQYSKIDRLEVSGLGQTPLSVSCGADSSFPGGEDATPDPQRTKQAIAQLQQKILKLTEQIKIEQTVRDDNVAEYLKLANNADKQQSTRIKQVFEKKNQKSAQTIQQLQRKLEHYHRKLREVEHNGIPRQPKDVLRDMQQGLKDVGAKVTGFSEGVVDSVKGGLSSFSQATHSAAGAVVSKPREIASLIRNKFGSADNIPSLKDSLDDPSVEEVVTGAGGRSLVCAGHHLQSSPKYGSEDDCSSATSGSAGANSTTGAPGGPPSSKGNTLERSQSSSLDMLLQEVQELREGQARLEESLDSLKSHYQRDYTVIMQALQEERFRCERLEEQLNDLTELHQNEILNLKQELASMEEKIAYQSYERARDIQEALEACQTRISKMELQQQQQQVVQLEGLENATARTLLGKLINVLLALMAVLLVFVSTVANCVVPLMKTRSRSLSTLLLILLLAFLWRNWEALSGFTHRALQPPG
- the tmcc1a gene encoding transmembrane and coiled-coil domains protein 1 isoform X10, which produces MQQGLKDVGAKVTGFSEGVVDSVKGGLSSFSQATHSAAGAVVSKPREIASLIRNKFGSADNIPSLKDSLDDPSVEEVVTGAGGRSLVCAGHHLQSSPKYGSEDDCSSATSGSAGANSTTGAPGGPPSSKGNTLERSQSSSLDMLLQEVQELREGQARLEESLDSLKSHYQRDYTVIMQALQEERFRCERLEEQLNDLTELHQNEILNLKQELASMEEKIAYQSYERARDIQEALEACQTRISKMELQQQQQQVVQLEGLENATARTLLGKLINVLLALMAVLLVFVSTVANCVVPLMKTRSRSLSTLLLILLLAFLWRNWEALSGFTHRALQPPG